The following are from one region of the Hydrogenimonas sp. SS33 genome:
- the prmC gene encoding peptide chain release factor N(5)-glutamine methyltransferase, protein MSEPDRKSKEEPVTVESALRRAAQALATTSERPRLEAEILMAHHLQKERIWLHTHGDEPVTDPEGYEALVVRRSRSEPIEYITGRVSFYDTWLEVGEGVLIARPETELLVDRAAEVIEKERVERLCEIGVGSGAVSIALARKFPGLKIVATDISEKALAYARRNIAAHGLQERIETRHTDLMEGVDGPFEMVVSNPPYISEDYLLPHSVRYEPHNALVGGTRGDELLKKIILTAKERKIPHLLCEMGYDQREAIADFCREQGLETPHFYKDLAGLDRGFYLRL, encoded by the coding sequence ATGAGCGAACCGGACCGGAAGAGCAAAGAAGAGCCAGTGACGGTCGAGTCTGCCCTGCGTCGGGCGGCCCAGGCTCTGGCAACCACCTCCGAGCGCCCCAGGCTCGAGGCGGAGATACTGATGGCGCACCACCTTCAAAAAGAGCGTATCTGGCTCCATACCCATGGCGACGAACCCGTGACGGACCCGGAAGGGTACGAAGCGCTGGTGGTGCGCCGCAGCAGAAGCGAACCCATCGAATACATCACCGGCAGGGTCTCTTTTTACGATACCTGGCTGGAAGTGGGGGAGGGGGTGTTGATCGCCCGCCCCGAAACGGAACTTCTGGTCGACAGGGCGGCGGAGGTCATCGAAAAGGAGAGGGTCGAAAGGCTCTGCGAAATCGGCGTCGGAAGCGGGGCGGTGAGCATCGCTCTGGCGAGAAAGTTCCCCGGCTTGAAGATCGTTGCGACGGATATCTCCGAAAAAGCGCTCGCCTATGCCCGCCGCAACATCGCGGCCCACGGGCTGCAGGAACGGATCGAAACCCGCCATACCGACCTGATGGAAGGGGTCGACGGGCCTTTTGAAATGGTCGTCTCCAACCCCCCTTACATCAGCGAAGACTACCTCCTCCCCCATTCGGTCCGCTACGAACCGCACAACGCCCTCGTCGGCGGCACCCGGGGTGACGAACTGCTCAAAAAGATCATCCTCACGGCCAAAGAGCGGAAGATTCCCCATCTTCTTTGCGAAATGGGGTACGACCAGAGAGAGGCGATTGCGGATTTTTGCCGGGAACAGGGCCTGGAGACGCCCCACTTTTACAAAGATCTGGCGGGGTTGGACAGAGGTTTCTATCTTCGGTTGTAG